A genomic window from Streptomyces broussonetiae includes:
- a CDS encoding class I SAM-dependent methyltransferase has product MAYDHHDDHGHPAHHSHSHTQPHSHGQGHGDDVDWAAMASLLETEAEAHTPAYERALAWLGEEVAEPGLIVDAGSGPGVIACLLAQTFPGARVVAADGSARLLERARARADRQGAADRFDTITGELPDSLQELEYPADLLWASRSLHHLGDQKAALTAFAARLAPGGTLAILEGGLAARYLPRDLGFGRPGLQTRLDAAQEDRFATMRAQLPGSVAETEDWPALLAAAGLKHTGTRSFLLDIPAPVPERARAFVVTALTRARDGYAGALDAEDRATLDRLLDPADPGSVHRRPDVFLLAAHTVHRAVRPVA; this is encoded by the coding sequence ATGGCATACGACCACCACGACGACCACGGGCACCCCGCGCACCACAGTCACAGCCACACCCAGCCCCACAGCCACGGTCAGGGGCACGGGGACGACGTCGACTGGGCCGCCATGGCGTCGCTGCTGGAGACGGAGGCCGAGGCGCACACCCCCGCCTACGAGCGCGCGCTGGCCTGGCTGGGCGAGGAGGTGGCCGAACCCGGGCTGATCGTGGACGCGGGCAGCGGGCCCGGAGTGATCGCCTGCCTGCTCGCGCAGACCTTCCCCGGCGCGCGGGTGGTCGCCGCCGACGGCTCCGCCCGGCTCCTGGAGCGTGCCCGTGCCCGGGCCGACCGGCAGGGCGCCGCCGACCGCTTCGACACCATCACCGGTGAACTCCCCGATTCCCTCCAGGAGTTGGAGTATCCGGCGGATCTGCTGTGGGCCAGCCGCAGCCTGCACCACCTCGGCGACCAGAAGGCGGCGCTCACCGCGTTCGCCGCCCGGCTCGCTCCCGGCGGCACGCTCGCCATCCTGGAGGGCGGCCTGGCTGCCCGCTATCTGCCCCGCGACCTGGGCTTCGGCCGCCCCGGACTGCAGACCCGTCTCGACGCCGCCCAGGAGGACCGGTTCGCGACGATGCGTGCGCAGCTGCCCGGCTCGGTCGCCGAGACCGAGGACTGGCCGGCCCTGCTTGCCGCCGCGGGCCTGAAGCACACCGGCACCCGCAGCTTCCTGCTCGACATCCCCGCCCCCGTGCCCGAGCGGGCCCGCGCTTTCGTCGTCACCGCGCTCACGCGTGCCCGGGACGGGTACGCCGGGGCCCTGGACGCCGAGGACCGCGCCACCCTCGACCGGCTCCTCGACCCCGCCGACCCCGGCAGTGTCCACCGCCGCCCCGATGTGTTCCTGCTGGCGGCCCACACCGTGCACCGGGCGGTACGGCCGGTGGCCTAG
- a CDS encoding SDR family oxidoreductase, translating into MNDSPVALITGGATGIGAAVARQLLAAGHRVTVTGRSEARLRDFADGLGRPEELLTVAGDAAVFDDVQNAVGRTLKAYGRLDTVVANAGFATHDTVAEGDPAGWTEMVLTNVLGPALLVRASVEALKETRGRIVLVGSVAGFVNTPGNLYGATKWAVTGLAENTRRQVTEFGIGVTLVAPGRVETPFWDGNGSLPPGRLLSADQMADSVLWAIRQPAGVDVNTVVVRPLGQPN; encoded by the coding sequence GTGAACGACTCTCCGGTCGCACTGATCACCGGCGGCGCCACCGGCATCGGCGCCGCCGTCGCCCGGCAACTGCTCGCCGCCGGCCACCGGGTGACCGTCACCGGCCGCAGCGAGGCCCGGCTGCGGGACTTCGCCGACGGCCTCGGCCGGCCCGAGGAACTGCTGACGGTCGCCGGTGACGCGGCTGTGTTCGACGATGTGCAGAATGCTGTCGGCCGTACGCTCAAGGCGTACGGCCGACTGGACACCGTCGTCGCCAACGCAGGCTTCGCCACCCACGACACCGTCGCCGAGGGCGACCCGGCCGGCTGGACCGAGATGGTCCTCACCAACGTCCTCGGCCCGGCCCTGCTCGTCCGTGCCTCCGTCGAGGCGCTCAAGGAGACCCGCGGCCGGATCGTCCTCGTCGGCAGCGTCGCCGGCTTCGTGAACACCCCGGGCAATCTCTACGGGGCCACGAAGTGGGCGGTCACCGGGCTCGCCGAGAACACTCGGCGCCAGGTCACGGAGTTCGGGATCGGTGTGACGCTGGTCGCCCCCGGCCGGGTGGAGACCCCGTTCTGGGACGGCAACGGCAGCCTGCCCCCGGGGCGTCTGCTGAGCGCCGACCAGATGGCCGACTCGGTGCTCTGGGCGATCCGCCAGCCGGCCGGGGTCGACGTCAACACCGTGGTCGTACGTCCGCTGGGGCAGCCCAACTGA
- a CDS encoding glycoside hydrolase family 75 protein, producing the protein MRLRTLTLAAASGAALLAAGVLPAHASAVPSPRSGPASAQEGSVSAADLLAKVKSCSQISNGKYKTDDETSATVPVCGKNGAVFWKADMDIDCDGQRTTNCNEDRDPWYQDDTAFHQSDGKPLKAESLPYVVVPSSSSIWNYSSAGIKGGGVVAVIYNNKVEYAVVGDTGPTKIIGEASYATAKALGIDPDPATGGADSGVTYILFKNSKVSPIESHSAAVSLGDQLAKQFLANN; encoded by the coding sequence GTGCGCCTTCGAACGCTGACTCTCGCCGCGGCCTCCGGGGCCGCCCTGCTCGCCGCCGGAGTGCTCCCCGCGCACGCGTCCGCCGTCCCGTCGCCGAGGTCCGGCCCGGCCTCGGCCCAGGAGGGCTCGGTCAGCGCCGCCGACCTGCTGGCCAAGGTGAAGTCCTGCTCGCAGATCTCCAACGGCAAGTACAAGACCGACGACGAGACGTCGGCCACGGTCCCGGTGTGCGGCAAGAACGGCGCGGTGTTCTGGAAGGCCGACATGGACATCGACTGCGACGGCCAGCGCACCACCAACTGCAACGAGGACCGCGACCCCTGGTACCAGGACGACACCGCCTTCCACCAGTCCGACGGCAAGCCGCTGAAGGCGGAGTCGCTCCCGTACGTCGTGGTGCCCAGCTCCAGCAGTATCTGGAACTACTCCAGCGCCGGCATCAAGGGCGGCGGCGTCGTGGCCGTCATCTACAACAACAAGGTGGAGTACGCCGTCGTCGGCGACACCGGCCCCACGAAGATCATCGGTGAGGCGTCGTACGCCACCGCCAAGGCGCTCGGCATCGACCCCGACCCGGCCACCGGTGGCGCCGACTCGGGCGTGACCTACATCCTGTTCAAGAACTCCAAGGTCTCCCCGATCGAGAGCCACAGCGCCGCGGTCTCGCTCGGGGACCAGCTGGCCAAGCAGTTCCTCGCAAACAACTGA
- a CDS encoding aldo/keto reductase, protein MSSKVPPIILNNGIEMPQLGYGVWQVPDDEAERAVATALEAGYRSIDTAAIYGNEVGTGKAIAAAGLPREDVFVTTKLWNSDQGYDSTLRAFDASLEKLGLDYVDLYLIHWPLPARGTYVDTYKALERLYADKRVRAIGVSNFLPEHLRRLIEATSVIPAVNQIELHPHLQQHTAREFHAEQGIATEAWSPLGQGKGLLDVPAIVAIAQKHGRTPAQVVLRWHVQLGNIVIPKSVTPSRIKENIDVFGFSLDEEDLGAISALNEDRRIGPDPATFDLG, encoded by the coding sequence GTGAGCAGCAAGGTCCCCCCGATCATCCTGAACAACGGCATCGAGATGCCCCAGCTGGGCTACGGCGTCTGGCAGGTGCCCGACGACGAGGCCGAGCGGGCCGTCGCCACGGCCCTGGAGGCCGGGTACCGCAGCATCGACACCGCGGCGATCTACGGCAACGAAGTGGGCACCGGCAAGGCCATCGCCGCCGCCGGCCTGCCCCGCGAGGATGTCTTCGTCACCACCAAGCTCTGGAACAGCGACCAGGGATACGACTCCACGCTGCGCGCCTTCGACGCGTCGCTCGAGAAGCTGGGTCTCGACTACGTCGACCTGTACCTGATCCACTGGCCGCTGCCGGCCCGCGGCACCTACGTCGACACCTACAAGGCGCTCGAGAGGCTCTACGCCGACAAGCGGGTCCGCGCCATCGGCGTCTCCAACTTCCTCCCCGAGCACCTGCGACGGCTGATCGAGGCGACCAGCGTCATCCCGGCGGTCAACCAGATCGAGCTGCACCCGCATCTGCAGCAGCACACCGCCCGCGAGTTCCACGCGGAGCAGGGCATCGCCACCGAGGCATGGTCCCCGCTCGGGCAGGGCAAGGGCCTGCTGGACGTGCCGGCGATCGTCGCGATCGCGCAGAAGCACGGCCGTACCCCGGCCCAGGTCGTGCTGCGCTGGCACGTCCAGCTCGGCAACATCGTGATCCCCAAGTCCGTGACGCCGTCCCGGATCAAGGAGAACATCGACGTCTTCGGCTTCAGCCTGGACGAGGAGGACCTCGGGGCGATCAGCGCGCTCAACGAGGACCGGCGCATCGGCCCCGACCCTGCCACCTTCGACCTGGGCTGA
- a CDS encoding pyrroloquinoline quinone precursor peptide PqqA: protein MNESLSLPARTDDATPKTSDEKVWRSPGYRVVETALEVTAYALADRRRPAAPLAA from the coding sequence ATGAACGAGAGCCTTTCTCTGCCTGCCCGTACGGACGACGCCACCCCGAAGACATCGGATGAAAAGGTCTGGCGAAGCCCTGGTTACCGTGTCGTGGAGACCGCGCTGGAGGTGACCGCCTACGCGCTCGCCGACCGCCGTCGGCCCGCGGCGCCCCTGGCCGCATGA
- the pqqC gene encoding pyrroloquinoline-quinone synthase PqqC, protein MTAAPADLDGRAAWPAAEFTGRLRAVTALRYHDRHPFNQRMHRGELTRAELRRWIAARFHYQRHIPVKDALILAGLDRPEERRAWLRRIHDQDGTDADSREGGGIERWLRLGEAAGLARADLLDTSRVPPGVRFAVEAYVTFCRRRPVLEAVAASLTELSAPDLMRTRIAAFERHYPWIDPAGLAYFRARVTQGARDAEQALALVLARARTREEQQRAVAALEFKCEVLWALLDAVDRSEP, encoded by the coding sequence ATGACCGCCGCGCCAGCGGACCTCGACGGCCGCGCCGCCTGGCCGGCCGCCGAGTTCACCGGCCGGCTGCGCGCCGTCACGGCGCTGCGCTACCACGACCGCCACCCCTTCAACCAGCGCATGCACCGCGGCGAGCTGACCCGCGCCGAACTGCGCCGCTGGATCGCCGCCCGCTTCCACTACCAGCGGCACATCCCCGTCAAGGACGCGCTGATCCTCGCCGGGCTCGACCGGCCCGAGGAACGCCGCGCCTGGCTGCGCCGCATCCACGACCAGGACGGCACCGACGCCGACTCCCGGGAGGGCGGCGGTATCGAACGCTGGCTGCGGCTCGGCGAGGCGGCCGGACTCGCCCGCGCGGACCTTTTGGACACCTCGCGGGTGCCGCCCGGGGTGCGGTTCGCGGTGGAGGCGTACGTCACCTTCTGCCGGCGCCGTCCGGTCCTGGAGGCCGTCGCGGCCTCGCTGACCGAACTGTCCGCCCCGGATCTGATGCGCACCCGCATCGCCGCCTTCGAACGCCACTATCCCTGGATCGACCCGGCGGGTCTCGCCTACTTCCGCGCCCGCGTCACCCAGGGCGCCCGGGACGCCGAACAGGCCCTCGCCCTCGTCCTCGCCCGGGCCCGCACCCGCGAGGAGCAGCAACGGGCCGTCGCCGCACTGGAGTTCAAGTGCGAGGTGCTGTGGGCCCTGCTGGACGCGGTGGACCGGAGCGAGCCGTGA
- the pqqD gene encoding pyrroloquinoline quinone biosynthesis peptide chaperone PqqD: MTAAPAPPATTWRAVLARGVVLRHDRVRGADLLLLPERVVLLDGSAGEVLRLCDGVRDVAAVVAELTVRHPAAPVAAEAAAFLERLREEGWLR; the protein is encoded by the coding sequence GTGACAGCGGCGCCGGCCCCACCGGCCACGACATGGCGGGCCGTCCTGGCCCGGGGCGTGGTGCTGCGCCACGACCGGGTCCGTGGCGCCGACCTGCTGCTGCTTCCGGAGCGGGTCGTGCTGCTCGACGGCAGCGCGGGCGAGGTGCTCCGGCTGTGCGACGGCGTCCGGGACGTGGCCGCCGTCGTCGCCGAGCTGACGGTACGGCACCCCGCGGCACCCGTGGCCGCCGAAGCGGCGGCGTTCCTGGAACGGTTGCGCGAGGAGGGCTGGCTGCGATGA
- the pqqE gene encoding pyrroloquinoline quinone biosynthesis protein PqqE: MTPAPPWALLAELTHACPLRCGYCSNPVELVSRSAELSTAQRSDVFRQAGALGVVHTHLSGGEPLLRRDLPALVAAADGAGLYTQLVTSGVGLGERRLAELIRAGLRSVQLSVQHADPLAAEHIAGARSFTAKQRAARLVRAAGLPLGLNAVLHRGNLDALDGLIRLALDWGADRIELAHTQYHGWAARNRAALMPTPAQVGRARDRVAHWRERLADTLELVWVAPDLVDATAKPCMGGWGAVSLTVTPDGTVLPCPAAGTLPALDPPRVQDHELDWIWRESKAFNAFRGEAWMPDPCRGCALRTTDHGGCRCQAHALTGDPTRTDPACRHAPDHHLVRALVHDPAEPPAFAYREGGS; encoded by the coding sequence ATGACTCCAGCGCCTCCCTGGGCCCTGCTCGCCGAACTCACCCATGCCTGTCCGCTGCGCTGCGGTTACTGCTCCAACCCCGTCGAACTGGTCAGCCGGTCAGCCGAGTTGAGTACCGCACAGCGGTCGGACGTCTTCCGGCAGGCGGGCGCGCTCGGTGTCGTGCACACCCATCTGTCCGGCGGCGAACCGCTCCTGCGGCGCGATCTGCCGGCCCTGGTGGCCGCCGCCGACGGAGCGGGCCTGTACACCCAGCTCGTCACCAGCGGGGTCGGACTCGGCGAGCGGCGGCTGGCCGAGCTGATCCGGGCCGGGCTGCGCAGCGTGCAGCTGTCGGTGCAGCACGCGGACCCCCTGGCCGCCGAACACATCGCGGGCGCACGGTCGTTCACGGCGAAACAACGCGCCGCCCGACTGGTTCGCGCGGCGGGCCTGCCCCTCGGGCTGAACGCCGTGCTGCACCGCGGCAATCTGGACGCCCTCGACGGCCTGATCCGGCTCGCGCTCGACTGGGGTGCCGACCGGATCGAACTCGCCCACACCCAGTACCACGGCTGGGCGGCCCGCAACCGCGCCGCCCTGATGCCCACACCCGCGCAGGTCGGACGCGCCCGCGACCGGGTGGCCCACTGGCGTGAACGGCTCGCGGACACACTGGAGTTGGTGTGGGTCGCGCCGGATCTGGTGGACGCCACCGCGAAACCCTGCATGGGTGGGTGGGGCGCCGTCTCCCTCACGGTCACCCCCGACGGCACGGTGCTGCCCTGCCCGGCCGCCGGTACCCTGCCCGCACTGGACCCGCCCCGTGTGCAGGACCACGAACTGGACTGGATCTGGCGGGAGTCGAAGGCCTTCAACGCCTTCCGCGGCGAGGCCTGGATGCCCGATCCCTGCCGCGGCTGCGCCCTGCGCACCACCGACCACGGCGGCTGCCGCTGCCAGGCCCACGCCCTGACCGGCGACCCCACCCGCACCGACCCGGCCTGCCGGCATGCCCCGGACCACCACCTCGTCCGTGCCTTGGTGCACGACCCCGCCGAACCGCCCGCGTTCGCCTACCGAGAGGGAGGGTCATGA
- a CDS encoding glycoside hydrolase family 88/105 protein, with the protein MRRRRLRAALIAAALATATLATLPAALPPAAAAPAAASRPGAARDWSTAVVDSTTARFTPATIGGWSYPVGLYLYGQYLVYRRTHDPRLLSYIKAYVDRFVGSDGTIGQSFDSLDSMQAGRLLVILHHETGQDRYAQAARKIRDRLNSYPRTSDGGFWHADTSSRAHQLWADGAYMVNPFLVEYGREFHDSAYTDAEAARQLYVYGRHLQVANGLLRHAYDESKSASWADPATGLAPEHWCRAVGWYAMALTDVLDAIPADQRYRPQLLGMFRALAAALEKYQDPASGRWFQVIDKGARPDNWTETSCSSMFAYALDRGAQQGYLDPHFRSVARRGGQGVLARLSVGADGRTDLTDISVGTNVGTYAYYVGRPRAVNDFHGLGAFLIMNEQLHDDGGMA; encoded by the coding sequence ATGAGACGCCGACGCCTGCGCGCGGCGCTGATCGCCGCCGCGCTTGCCACCGCCACCCTGGCGACACTTCCCGCCGCCCTGCCCCCGGCCGCCGCCGCCCCGGCCGCCGCATCGCGTCCCGGCGCCGCCCGTGACTGGTCCACGGCCGTCGTCGACTCCACCACGGCCCGCTTCACCCCGGCCACCATCGGCGGCTGGTCGTACCCGGTGGGCCTGTACCTCTACGGCCAGTACCTCGTCTACCGGCGCACCCACGACCCGCGCCTGCTGTCCTACATCAAGGCCTACGTCGACCGGTTCGTCGGCAGCGACGGCACGATCGGCCAGTCCTTCGACAGCCTGGACAGCATGCAGGCGGGCCGGCTGCTCGTGATCCTGCACCACGAGACCGGCCAGGACCGCTACGCCCAGGCCGCCCGGAAGATCCGCGACCGTCTGAACAGCTATCCGCGCACCTCCGACGGCGGCTTCTGGCACGCCGACACCAGCAGCCGCGCACACCAGCTGTGGGCGGACGGCGCCTACATGGTGAACCCGTTCCTCGTCGAGTACGGCAGGGAGTTCCACGACAGCGCGTACACCGACGCCGAGGCCGCCCGGCAGCTGTATGTCTACGGCCGCCATCTCCAGGTCGCAAACGGCCTGCTCCGGCACGCCTACGACGAGTCGAAGTCGGCGAGCTGGGCCGATCCGGCCACGGGGCTGGCCCCCGAGCACTGGTGCCGCGCCGTCGGCTGGTACGCCATGGCCCTGACCGACGTCCTGGACGCGATCCCGGCGGACCAGCGGTACCGGCCCCAACTGCTCGGCATGTTCCGCGCGTTGGCGGCGGCGCTGGAGAAGTACCAGGACCCGGCGTCCGGGCGGTGGTTCCAGGTGATCGACAAGGGTGCGCGGCCGGACAACTGGACCGAGACGTCCTGCTCCAGCATGTTCGCCTACGCCCTCGACCGCGGCGCGCAACAGGGCTATCTGGACCCGCACTTCAGGAGTGTCGCCCGGCGTGGCGGGCAGGGCGTGCTGGCCCGGCTCTCGGTCGGTGCGGACGGCCGTACCGACCTCACCGACATCTCCGTCGGCACCAATGTCGGCACGTACGCGTACTACGTCGGCCGCCCCCGGGCCGTCAACGACTTCCACGGGCTCGGGGCCTTCCTGATCATGAACGAGCAGCTGCACGACGATGGAGGGATGGCATGA